From a region of the Pectobacterium aquaticum genome:
- a CDS encoding sulfatase family protein — translation MNTFARSAIALCCLQALSSPVLAADNTAVNKAGNNAESQRPNIVYILLDDQRYDAFGFINERIKTPHMDEIAHNGTWFKNAFVTTSLCSPSRASILTGMYVHNHGVSDNNPTDLSKLNYFPEKLKESGYQTGFFGKWHFGGADYTAKAGFAGFDRWVGLLGQGDYYPINMFGEQAKLNIDGKMVPQKGYITDELTDYAVNWLDGIDKKKPFMMYLSHKGVHSDFYPAIRHKGSMDKVTFPLPDTYADTPENYEGKPMWVKNQRNSWHGVDYPYNKKMDMQQFQRDYYETLRSVDDSVGRVQEWLKKNGLDKNTIVMVMGDNGFSFGEHGLTDKRSAYETSMRVPLIASGPGFGKGEVVEDLVANIDIAPTFLEAAGVEKPKNYDGNSFLNMTADKEKQEKRKDYFAYEYFWEYDFPYTPTTFAIRTPEYKYIQYYGIWDKEELYDMKNDPDEKKNLIDSKDKKLIETKLALRKKLYMELKDHDGRNVIPYNQRTKEGQVFRYQETGKKMADFPDEWLRGDNPRDKYSGIIPETVNKDAEGEKVFASFEKADQMVKELMNKKADK, via the coding sequence ATGAATACCTTTGCACGTAGCGCAATCGCGTTATGTTGTTTACAGGCACTAAGCAGCCCAGTGCTTGCCGCAGACAATACGGCAGTTAACAAAGCCGGTAATAATGCCGAGTCACAACGTCCAAATATTGTTTACATTTTGCTGGACGACCAACGTTATGATGCATTTGGCTTTATCAATGAGCGTATTAAAACGCCACATATGGATGAAATTGCACACAACGGAACATGGTTTAAAAATGCGTTTGTTACGACGTCCCTTTGCTCACCGAGTCGAGCCAGTATTCTGACGGGGATGTATGTACATAACCACGGTGTGTCAGATAACAATCCGACAGATTTGTCAAAATTGAATTATTTTCCAGAAAAATTGAAAGAAAGTGGCTATCAAACCGGTTTCTTTGGGAAATGGCACTTTGGTGGTGCAGACTATACTGCTAAAGCGGGTTTTGCTGGTTTTGATCGCTGGGTTGGATTATTGGGTCAGGGTGATTACTACCCAATAAATATGTTCGGTGAACAGGCAAAACTGAATATCGATGGGAAAATGGTCCCACAAAAAGGCTATATCACCGACGAATTAACCGATTATGCTGTCAACTGGTTAGATGGTATTGATAAGAAAAAGCCTTTTATGATGTATTTGTCACATAAAGGTGTGCATTCGGACTTTTATCCGGCGATTCGACATAAAGGATCTATGGATAAAGTCACGTTCCCACTGCCGGATACGTATGCCGACACGCCAGAAAATTATGAAGGCAAACCCATGTGGGTTAAAAACCAACGTAATAGTTGGCATGGTGTAGATTACCCCTATAATAAAAAAATGGATATGCAGCAATTCCAGCGTGATTATTATGAAACGCTGCGCTCTGTTGATGATAGTGTCGGCCGTGTTCAGGAATGGTTGAAGAAAAATGGGCTGGATAAAAATACTATCGTAATGGTGATGGGAGATAATGGTTTCTCATTTGGCGAACATGGTCTGACTGATAAACGCTCTGCTTATGAGACCTCTATGCGTGTGCCACTTATTGCCTCGGGCCCTGGTTTTGGTAAGGGTGAAGTCGTCGAAGATTTGGTCGCTAATATTGATATTGCCCCGACATTCCTGGAAGCCGCAGGAGTAGAAAAGCCGAAGAACTATGATGGGAATAGCTTCCTGAATATGACGGCAGATAAAGAAAAACAAGAAAAACGCAAAGACTACTTTGCCTATGAATACTTCTGGGAGTATGACTTCCCTTATACTCCAACAACATTTGCCATTCGTACACCAGAATATAAATATATTCAGTACTATGGAATTTGGGATAAGGAAGAGCTGTATGACATGAAGAACGATCCAGATGAGAAGAAAAATCTGATTGATTCTAAAGATAAAAAATTGATTGAGACTAAGCTCGCTCTCCGTAAGAAATTGTATATGGAGTTGAAAGATCATGATGGCAGAAACGTTATCCCTTACAACCAACGGACAAAAGAAGGGCAAGTTTTCCGCTATCAAGAGACAGGCAAGAAAATGGCAGACTTCCCTGATGAGTGGTTGCGCGGTGATAACCCTCGTGACAAGTATTCAGGCATCATCCCAGAAACAGTAAATAAAGATGCTGAAGGGGAGAAAGTGTTTGCTTCATTTGAAAAAGCTGACCAAATGGTTAAGGAATTGATGAATAAAAAGGCTGATAAATAA